The Cellulophaga sp. L1A9 genome window below encodes:
- a CDS encoding non-canonical purine NTP diphosphatase translates to MEIVFATHNKNKVYEVQLLVPEHIKILSLETIGCYDEIPETADTLEGNAKIKADFVTKNYKLPCFADDTGLLVASLNGAPGVLSARYAGAQKDSEANMEKLLVALKNKENRKARFETVIALNLNGQQLLFNGIASGEITPTKSGTKGFGYDPIFKPEGYESTFAELPVEIKNKISHRGKAMKKLIDYLNKMEK, encoded by the coding sequence ATGGAAATTGTTTTTGCAACGCACAACAAAAATAAGGTATACGAAGTTCAATTATTAGTACCTGAACATATAAAAATTCTTTCGTTAGAAACTATAGGCTGTTATGATGAAATCCCTGAAACAGCAGATACACTAGAAGGAAATGCTAAAATTAAAGCGGACTTTGTGACCAAAAACTACAAACTCCCTTGTTTCGCTGACGATACAGGTTTACTTGTAGCTAGTTTAAACGGTGCTCCAGGAGTTTTATCTGCAAGATATGCTGGAGCACAAAAAGACTCTGAAGCTAATATGGAAAAACTTTTAGTGGCTTTAAAAAACAAAGAAAATAGAAAAGCTAGATTTGAAACTGTTATTGCATTAAATTTAAACGGACAACAACTGTTGTTTAACGGAATAGCTTCTGGGGAAATTACCCCCACTAAAAGCGGAACTAAAGGCTTTGGCTATGACCCTATATTTAAACCAGAAGGTTACGAAAGCACTTTTGCTGAATTGCCCGTAGAAATCAAAAATAAGATTAGTCATCGCGGAAAAGCAATGAAAAAACTTATTGATTATTTAAACAAAATGGAGAAATAG